ATTGGTTGTATTTATGGAGAAATGCTTGCTCTTTCTCCTCTTTTCAAAGGagatgaaataaaaatggaagaTAAAAAAGTCGTTCCTTTTCAGAGTACTCAAATGCTACGCATAATGGAGTTACTAGGCACACCAACAGAAGAACGCTGGCCAGGTCTCAAAAATTATCCAGAGTACTATCAATTATCATCATTTGAAGTTCGTTACTGGAATAATTTGCTTCCTCAGTGGTATCAAACCGTAAAAAATCGGGATCCGCAAGGGTTAGATCTACTGATGAAAATGCTACAATACGATCCAAAATCACGCATAACTGCTAAGCAAGCTTTGGAACacgttttttttacttccgATAAATTATGGACCACTAGGTACGTGTTCTTCCTTTTCCTATTTATCATCGAAAGAAATAAGCTTTTACTAACTCACTTTTTAGcccatttttaaatcaacCTATTCATTATCCAGAAAGGAGAATTTCAGAAGATGATTCCGAGGTTTCCTCCAAACGCGTACTATCTACTTCACTAAGGTCCGAAAGTAAACgttttaaaggaaattgATTGTTAATGCTTCCCTTAAGctatttaaaagattatctgtaattttcaattaaatatttcgCCTTTTCTTGGACGTATATTTGATATTCTGTCTACGCAGGGCACCGTCGTTTTATTTAAGAATACCTAAAAAACTCAcgattatttattcatatttttgaCCATTGAGatactaaaattttttttcaactattCTAATATATGGTTCAAACCATACATTTTTGCTAGTACATCCACGTTGTGACTCATTATTCTTATTGTTTTAGAGGGAAGATTCCAACAGCCATGTTGGGTAAGGAATGGGAAAACACTAGCTTTGCAGAAATTGGTCTACTACATCAAGCGCCTAACGATAATGACttagaaaaatttcaacATGCTCTAACGTTAATGAGTGAGGCTGATAACTCTAGCGATGTACTAActtatgattttttactgGATTTTCTCTAACTTGCCATAGCTTTTAATACCACTTATTAGTGACTTTTTAATATGGTTTTATTATCAGAAAACACCTTTAAAATGGATTCCTTTTCTAGGtcacttttttaatacctGGCAATCTTGTAGTTTTCCTCCCCGCAGATATTTGCTAGCTAAAATACTTTCAGGGAGAATTTCAGAGGTATGtgtaaagagaaaaagaaagcagtttatttttttttgtttcgaTACGTCAATTTTCGAACGAAACTTTTGtgattgaattttttttttgccaTAACAAATGCAAGTTGTTTGTTGGTACTAACTATGCATAGTTGCTGAAAGTTTCTCCTTTTGAGCTTGCCGCTTCTGTAACTAGCCAGGATGTAGTCGAAGCTGATTCCCTAGTTGAAGAGAATGAGTTACAGGCTTGGCTAGAAAAACAAGAACTTGTACCGTCTTCCTctaattttctaaattctttttggaTTTCAGGGGGAGAGAGAGAGCTAACGGAAGAGGAACAGGTAAgattatcctttttttttcaattttcgAGGAATTGCTACTGACATTTCGCTTTAGAATTCTTTACTTCAAAGCAACACGACGTACACAAATTCTGATTTGCCTGCCTCCAAGCAGCTTGAATCTTTTATTTCGATGAACCTTTCTTATagtaaagtttttttccttcatctTCTACAGCACTCTGATTCCTCGTTTAACGATAAATTTCTCTTGCTTCTTGCTAATATTCCCGTTACAGTTTCAAATGTAGAAGTcttactttatttattgcaACAAGAAGAAAGCCTTGCTCAATTTGATCTTAACGGcaaatcttttctttatcacATGCTTGTATCCTTGCATAACCAAGTTACCAATACATCACATTTAGAAAAGCAACGAATATCCACTGT
This portion of the Schizosaccharomyces pombe strain 972h- genome assembly, chromosome: I genome encodes:
- the not11 gene encoding protein Not11, which produces MLGKEWENTSFAEIGLLHQAPNDNDLEKFQHALTLMSEADNSSDLLIPLISDFLIWFYYQKTPLKWIPFLGHFFNTWQSCSFPPRRYLLAKILSGRISELLKVSPFELAASVTSQDVVEADSLVEENELQAWLEKQELVPSSSNFLNSFWISGGERELTEEEQNSLLQSNTTYTNSDLPASKQLESFISMNLSYSKVFFLHLLQHSDSSFNDKFLLLLANIPVTVSNVEVLLYLLQQEESLAQFDLNGKSFLYHMLVSLHNQVTNTSHLEKQRISTVATLFISKLFEIPSLSEYLSSTLFLDLQAFCIVALPQSAKLFQKVKALKNNP